From one Chryseobacterium sp. 3008163 genomic stretch:
- the hpt gene encoding hypoxanthine phosphoribosyltransferase, with the protein MESIQVHDKTFVPYLEDAEIQEIVKATALKIYEDYKDEVPVFIGVLNGVIMFFSDLLKHYPGECEIAFIQMSSYAGTESTGIVYQKMELTKDVKDRHIILVEDIVDTGNTVESLFKYFNETQRPKSVKIASFLLKPEVYKKDFKLDYIGKEIPNKFVLGYGLDYDELGRNLPNLYQLEEGTINH; encoded by the coding sequence ATGGAAAGTATACAAGTTCACGACAAAACTTTTGTTCCTTATTTAGAGGACGCCGAAATTCAGGAAATCGTAAAAGCAACCGCTTTAAAAATTTATGAAGATTACAAGGATGAAGTTCCTGTTTTCATTGGTGTTTTGAACGGAGTAATCATGTTCTTCTCAGACCTTTTGAAGCATTATCCGGGGGAATGTGAAATTGCATTTATCCAGATGAGTTCTTATGCAGGAACAGAATCTACAGGAATCGTTTACCAGAAAATGGAACTGACGAAAGACGTAAAAGACCGTCACATCATCTTAGTAGAAGATATTGTTGACACAGGAAACACCGTTGAAAGTTTATTTAAATATTTCAACGAAACACAACGTCCGAAGTCTGTAAAAATAGCTTCATTCTTATTAAAGCCTGAAGTGTATAAGAAAGATTTCAAGTTGGACTACATCGGGAAAGAAATTCCAAACAAATTTGTTTTGGGTTATGGTCTTGACTACGATGAATTGGGAAGAAACCTTCCGAATTTGTATCAGTTGGAAGAAGGAACGATCAACCATTAA
- a CDS encoding DUF1508 domain-containing protein, producing MNNNYNIVITETPSGYYNFILKNDKSSLLFSENYTSRSGCNNGAESLKINAKKISNYTSLKNQTKYFFIVKAANGQILAQSKKYESESKLRNEIEKIILIFENNISIINE from the coding sequence ATGAATAACAACTATAATATCGTAATTACTGAAACACCTTCTGGATATTACAATTTTATATTAAAAAATGATAAAAGTTCATTACTTTTTAGTGAAAACTATACAAGTAGAAGTGGATGCAATAATGGAGCAGAATCTTTAAAGATAAATGCAAAAAAAATCTCAAATTACACTTCACTAAAAAATCAGACAAAATATTTTTTTATTGTCAAAGCTGCAAATGGACAAATATTAGCGCAAAGTAAAAAATATGAAAGTGAAAGTAAACTTAGGAATGAAATAGAAAAAATAATATTAATATTTGAAAACAATATTTCTATAATAAACGAATAA
- a CDS encoding ABC-F family ATP-binding cassette domain-containing protein has translation MLFLQNISFGFPAANLLFNSINLTIPTHSKSALVGSNGTGKSTLLKIMAHEIEPLEGNVNVQGDIFYVPQMFGNFNDVTIAQCLKIDKKLEALQKITSGEVDEIYFEILNDDWDIEERCQSALQHWKLENLDLNQTLESLSGGQKTKVFLAGIQINQPEIILLDEPTNHLDLEGRNLLYDFIEKTNSTVVIVSHDRALLNLVDTIFELSNQGISMYGGNYDLYTEQKEIENEALQNDIHSKERALKKAREKERETLERKQKLDARGKGKQEKSGVARIMMNALRNNAEKNSSKLKSIHAEKINDISGDLRDLRSFVRNADQMKVNFNDSNLHSGKILISAEEINFKYCDETLWKENLNFEIRSGDRISIKGSNGSGKTTLIKLLLGDLKPSVGNISKSDFQTIYIDQEYSLIDRNATVYDFAQQFNDNAMQESEVKMLLSRFLFGKESWDKKCYVLSGGERLRLLLCGLSISNKAPDMIILDEPTNNLDLQNVGILTNSIKDYHGTLVVISHDGVFLEEIGVSGEVLFIKG, from the coding sequence ATGCTTTTTCTACAGAATATATCCTTTGGGTTTCCAGCGGCGAATCTGCTTTTTAATTCCATCAACTTAACGATACCTACTCACTCAAAATCGGCTTTGGTCGGAAGCAACGGTACAGGAAAATCAACCCTACTGAAAATCATGGCTCATGAAATTGAACCTTTGGAAGGCAACGTCAATGTTCAGGGAGACATTTTCTATGTTCCGCAGATGTTTGGGAATTTTAATGATGTGACGATTGCACAATGTTTAAAAATCGATAAAAAATTAGAAGCCCTTCAAAAAATCACGAGTGGGGAAGTGGATGAAATCTATTTTGAAATCTTAAATGACGATTGGGATATTGAAGAACGTTGTCAAAGTGCTTTACAACACTGGAAACTTGAGAATTTAGATTTAAATCAAACCTTAGAAAGTCTGAGTGGCGGACAAAAAACAAAAGTTTTTCTTGCCGGAATTCAGATTAACCAACCTGAAATTATTTTATTGGACGAACCGACGAATCATCTCGATCTGGAAGGACGGAATTTGCTGTACGATTTTATCGAAAAGACGAATTCAACAGTTGTTATCGTCAGTCATGACAGAGCTTTGCTGAATTTAGTGGATACGATTTTCGAATTGAGTAATCAGGGAATTTCGATGTATGGTGGGAATTATGATTTGTATACCGAACAAAAAGAAATCGAAAATGAAGCTTTGCAAAACGATATTCATTCGAAAGAACGGGCGCTGAAAAAAGCCAGAGAAAAGGAAAGAGAAACTTTGGAACGAAAACAGAAACTCGATGCACGAGGAAAAGGAAAACAGGAGAAATCGGGTGTGGCGAGAATTATGATGAATGCGCTGCGGAATAATGCCGAGAAAAATTCTTCAAAATTAAAATCAATTCATGCCGAGAAAATTAATGATATTTCTGGAGATTTGCGGGATTTACGTTCGTTTGTGAGAAATGCGGATCAGATGAAAGTTAATTTTAATGATTCAAATCTGCATTCGGGGAAAATTTTGATTTCGGCAGAGGAGATTAATTTTAAATATTGTGATGAAACTCTTTGGAAAGAAAACCTCAATTTTGAAATCAGAAGTGGTGACAGAATTTCCATCAAAGGCTCGAATGGTTCTGGAAAAACGACTTTGATCAAGCTGTTGTTGGGAGATTTGAAACCTTCTGTTGGAAACATTTCTAAATCAGATTTTCAGACGATTTATATTGATCAGGAATATTCTTTGATTGACAGAAATGCAACAGTTTATGATTTTGCCCAACAGTTCAATGACAACGCAATGCAGGAATCTGAAGTGAAAATGTTACTGTCAAGATTTTTATTCGGAAAAGAAAGCTGGGACAAAAAATGTTATGTTCTAAGTGGAGGAGAGCGATTACGACTTCTACTGTGTGGACTTTCCATTAGCAATAAAGCTCCGGATATGATCATTCTCGATGAACCAACGAATAATTTAGACCTTCAAAATGTGGGAATTCTGACGAATTCTATTAAAGATTATCATGGGACTTTGGTAGTGATTTCGCATGATGGGGTGTTTTTGGAGGAGATTGGAGTGAGTGGTGAAGTGCTGTTTATAAAAGGGTAG
- a CDS encoding adenylate kinase, which yields MINIVLFGPPGSGKGTQAQNLIEKFNLKQISTGDLFRFNMKNDTELGKLAKSYIDKGELVPDQVTIDMLIDELRKPTDAAGFIFDGYPRTAVQTEALEKIVKDELNDNIDICLSLIVEDKILVERLLKRGETSGRTDDSNVEIIENRIKEYYTKTAEVAELYKQQGKYVEINGVGEINEISEKLFAEVEKIK from the coding sequence ATGATAAACATTGTTCTGTTCGGCCCTCCAGGAAGTGGAAAAGGGACTCAAGCTCAAAATCTGATTGAGAAATTTAATTTAAAACAAATCTCAACAGGTGATCTTTTCAGATTCAACATGAAAAATGATACTGAACTTGGAAAACTAGCAAAATCTTACATCGATAAAGGAGAATTGGTTCCGGATCAGGTAACGATTGATATGCTGATAGACGAACTAAGAAAGCCGACTGATGCTGCAGGATTTATTTTTGACGGATATCCAAGAACTGCTGTACAGACAGAAGCTTTGGAAAAAATTGTAAAAGATGAACTGAATGACAACATTGATATTTGTCTTTCATTGATCGTCGAAGATAAAATTTTGGTTGAAAGATTGTTGAAAAGAGGTGAAACCAGCGGTAGAACTGATGACAGCAATGTAGAAATCATTGAAAACAGAATAAAAGAATATTACACAAAAACTGCAGAAGTTGCAGAATTATATAAGCAGCAAGGTAAGTACGTTGAGATCAACGGTGTAGGAGAAATCAATGAGATTTCTGAAAAGCTTTTTGCTGAAGTAGAAAAAATAAAATAG